From one Streptomyces sp. NBC_01478 genomic stretch:
- a CDS encoding carbohydrate ABC transporter permease, giving the protein MTTPTAALGVKQRTPLRPARVLLHTFLVVTSLAWLAPLLWAVYAALRPYSETSNKGYVSWPDKLNLDNFKNAFQQSDMIHYFVNTLIIAVPAVLLTLLLASMVAFYVSRFDFRLNIFLLLVFTAGNLLPQQVIITPLYRMYLLIDLPGITMSGKLYDSALGLVLIHVAFQSGFCAFVLSNYMRMLPDELTEAALVDGASVWRMYWQIVLPLCKPAMAALATLLSIWIYNDFFWAIVLISTGENMPITSALNNLSGQYFTDPNLVAAGALLTAIPTLIVYFALQRQFVSGLTLGANKG; this is encoded by the coding sequence ATGACCACCCCCACCGCCGCACTCGGCGTGAAGCAGCGCACCCCGCTCCGCCCCGCCCGGGTCCTGCTGCACACGTTCCTCGTCGTCACCTCGCTGGCCTGGCTCGCCCCGCTGCTGTGGGCGGTCTACGCGGCCCTGCGCCCGTACTCCGAGACCAGCAACAAGGGGTACGTTTCCTGGCCGGACAAGCTGAACCTCGACAACTTCAAGAACGCGTTCCAGCAGTCCGACATGATCCACTACTTCGTCAACACACTGATCATCGCGGTCCCGGCCGTGCTGCTCACGCTGCTGCTGGCGTCGATGGTCGCGTTCTACGTCAGCCGCTTCGACTTCCGGCTCAACATCTTCCTGCTGCTGGTCTTCACGGCCGGCAACCTGCTGCCCCAGCAGGTCATCATCACCCCGCTGTACCGCATGTACCTGCTGATCGACCTCCCCGGCATCACGATGAGCGGCAAGCTCTACGACTCCGCGCTGGGCCTGGTCCTCATCCACGTGGCGTTCCAATCAGGCTTCTGCGCCTTCGTGCTGAGCAACTACATGCGGATGCTGCCGGACGAGCTGACCGAGGCGGCGCTGGTCGACGGCGCGTCGGTGTGGCGGATGTACTGGCAGATCGTGCTCCCGCTCTGCAAGCCGGCGATGGCGGCCCTGGCCACGCTGCTCTCCATCTGGATCTACAACGACTTCTTCTGGGCGATCGTGCTGATCTCGACCGGCGAGAACATGCCGATCACCTCCGCCCTGAACAACCTCTCCGGCCAGTACTTCACCGACCCCAACCTGGTCGCCGCGGGCGCCCTGCTCACCGCGATCCCGACCCTGATCGTGTACTTCGCGCTCCAGCGCCAGTTCGTCAGCGGCCTCACGCTGGGCGCCAACAAGGGCTGA
- a CDS encoding carbohydrate ABC transporter permease, which yields MISETTTTSPEADAVPPPGPAPENKRVPQGAKRLLTRRDRITLAFMAGAPTVLHVALVWVTALASIALAFTSWDGIGFDSIKWVGLANFKELFNDNPQFWPALEHNIIWFVVLILLPTPFGLFLAVQLDKKIRFSRVYQTAFFLPVVMSLAVTGFVWQLIYNPDTGLINSLIGANKPGHYIDWIGDPKLNLWAVLIAASWRHAGYMMILYLAGLKGVDPSLREASALDGANEWQTFKNVIFPTLRPTNTVVLVVTIIESLRAFDLVYVFNKGAQGTELLSILITNNIIGESSRIGYGSAIAVVLLVISLVVIIPYLIATFRKERRA from the coding sequence ATGATCTCCGAGACGACTACGACGAGCCCGGAGGCGGACGCCGTTCCGCCTCCGGGCCCCGCACCCGAGAACAAGCGGGTCCCGCAGGGCGCCAAGCGCCTGCTGACCCGCCGTGACCGCATCACGCTCGCCTTCATGGCGGGCGCGCCGACGGTCCTGCACGTGGCCCTGGTCTGGGTCACCGCCCTCGCCTCGATCGCCCTGGCCTTCACGTCCTGGGACGGCATCGGCTTCGACTCGATCAAGTGGGTGGGGCTGGCCAACTTCAAGGAGCTGTTCAACGACAACCCGCAGTTCTGGCCGGCCCTCGAGCACAACATCATCTGGTTCGTCGTGCTCATCCTGCTGCCGACGCCCTTCGGCCTGTTCCTGGCCGTCCAGTTGGACAAGAAGATCCGCTTCAGCCGCGTCTACCAGACCGCGTTCTTCCTGCCGGTCGTCATGTCGCTGGCGGTCACCGGCTTCGTCTGGCAGCTCATCTACAACCCCGACACCGGCCTGATCAACAGCCTCATCGGGGCCAACAAGCCAGGCCACTACATCGACTGGATCGGCGACCCCAAGCTCAACCTGTGGGCCGTCCTGATCGCCGCTTCCTGGCGGCACGCCGGCTACATGATGATCCTGTACCTGGCCGGCCTGAAGGGCGTCGACCCGTCCCTGCGCGAGGCCTCCGCACTGGACGGCGCGAACGAGTGGCAGACGTTCAAGAACGTCATCTTCCCGACGCTGCGCCCCACCAACACGGTCGTCCTGGTCGTCACCATCATCGAGTCGCTGCGCGCCTTCGACCTGGTCTACGTCTTCAACAAGGGCGCCCAGGGCACCGAGTTGCTGTCGATCCTGATCACCAACAACATCATCGGTGAGTCCAGCCGGATCGGCTACGGGTCGGCGATCGCCGTCGTCCTGCTGGTCATCTCCCTCGTGGTCATCATCCCGTACCTGATCGCGACCTTCCGGAAGGAGCGGCGCGCATGA